The following coding sequences lie in one Haematobia irritans isolate KBUSLIRL chromosome 3, ASM5000362v1, whole genome shotgun sequence genomic window:
- the LOC142231346 gene encoding uncharacterized protein LOC142231346: MSALERFIRANDKLVNFEQQLTDSVITDSSIFALEVHRDELKAIWIAIKSLYEKCVDHFDKQETKLADDGREDDSDSDSATGNTDLDSINSRYHASYDTYVRIVSKLNSNIHERGRLPSIAPPNVPTSNFHLPACDTESFRGDYQSWPSFRDMFSAVYVKNSSLSKVQKLFHLRKKTEGEAHEIVKKCPLTNSGFDIAWANLTDRFENKRMLVHSQLRVLLNLATITSESSEGIKGLQRDINSCISCLKLYDVDVSTWDAIFVYICSTKLPRTSLSLWEQSIKNKKDVSKWSELDSFLSSRYQTLETISEISGVPTPNLPHSNCNAKKQNNSSTRKVHSNHAKVSSSQNNPTCNLCIGESHPIRKCPKFLQMNVNDRMSCIKRLNLCINCFAKSHNVKKCKSPYSCFSCHRRHNSLLHNNTLTPVSIDSTPTIHSQVNEELQDPQIQSTSSIDPPGFPLSSEGRIQSCFASHSQNVLLGTALVQITHLGMRYIVRALIDSGSQGTFLSERIFQLLKLPFRPVEAEISGLNGVTSANARKLVNLTVCPRFESDVELNITALVVPQLSGNLPTSPINSSILQQLPGIQLADPMFYQCGRVDMLIGADLFNNILLENVKKNICGSLVAQETVFGWIITGPVVSQSTISSFSTMVSFVTECTLEKQLRRFWEVEDVPQQPMLSQADSFCEALYTETTTRDEDGRYIVALPFRPEFLEGYRILGDSRALAERQFLRNEARLLKNVEQKSMYDSVLYQYEELGHMEKLMQPVSADSSKHYYLPHHAVMKPDSVTTKVRVVFNASCPTSSGISLNDILYPGPTLQNDLAILLLRWRFFRFVFSADIEKMYRQIKVHPKDSCFQRILFRMDPSEPMQDFELKTVTFGVNAAPYLAIRTLQQLAKDSLLSFPHASRIIEQDMYVDDVLTGSHDIHSAIEFRNQLILALDSACFPLRKWTSNSAQLLQDLPKDHLLKEDFLVLDDTSQTKTLGVRWNAKSDCFFFSAPKLSKKPAYTKVDCPYCCPRQDPYAENMVVKGGLGRDYHPLQCLQYWREFLGNYASIESIRIPRWVSFSPTCQIQFHAFCDASEDAYAAVIYTRVHLADNTICVKLLTSKSRVAPVKSISIPKLELCGATLLAEIVHSIVPFLNVNNYEIYKWTDSSILLSWLRKPACHWKVFVANRVTTITNKVGIDNWSHVASKFNPADLASRGVCPQDLLDNQLWWHGPPWLEQPPELWPGQGYEPEETNLEQKSVRVHLAVCPDKVDILERFSCYSRAIKVLCYAFRFYQRTHPTHREHFKYRSTCLTSVEFSRMRNKLIVLAQENFFPETVNALSKHENIPKSSSILNLNPFLDDNGVIRASGRLAFAPSLSYDERFPIIMPYNCQFSRLLVKFVHHLCLHGGNQQVINLVRLQFWIPKLRNLVKSTIHQCKKCVLHKKKIQQQLMAALPPERTTLRRPFHSTGIDFAGPFEIRSFADRGYKINKGYVCVFICFATKAIHLEATSSLSTAAFLAAFQRFVSRRGCPLNVYSDNGTNFIGASKEIAHDFLSSSKSSLLSQFAPQQLSWHFIPPGAPHMGGLWEAGVKSFNTHLKKVSGSFNFTFEEFCTLLSKIEACLNSRPISTISDDPADLNPLTPGHFLTGGPILAPPEPTYDNDPESVVNRWQRVKVLHQNFCQRWKMEYLKELHKRNKWKNPTDNIRIDSIVVIRDENLPPNEWRLGRVIKLHPGKDNRVRVADIYTQKGVITRPVVKLVLLPTQ, translated from the exons ATGTCTGCCTTAGAGCGATTTATTCGAGCCAATGATAAATTGGTCAATTTTGAACAACAATTGACTGATTCCGTTATCACAGATTCATCGATATTTGCTCTTGAAGTTCATCGCGATGAATTGAAGGCAATATGGATCGCAATAAAATCTTTGTACGAGAAATGCGTTGATCATTTTGACAAACAGGAGACAAAATTGGCAGATGATGGTAGGGAGGATGATTCAGATTCAGATTCTGCCACAGGCAATACTGACCTGGATAGCATAAACTCCCGCTACCACGCCTCTTATGACACATATGTGCGCATCGTATCCAAACTAAATTCCAATATTCATGAGCGGGGCAGGTTACCATCAATTGCTCCACCCAATGTTCCAACATCCAATTTTCACCTGCCTGCTTGTGACACAGAATCATTCCGTGGGGACTATCAATCATGGCCATCCTTCCGAGACATGTTCTCGGCTGTTTATGTCAAGAATTCATCTCTATCTAAGgtccaaaaattgttccacttgAGGAAGAAAACTGAGGGGGAGGCCCATGAAATAGTCAAGAAATGTCCCTTGACCAATAGTGGGTTTGATATTGCGTGGGCAAATCTAACCGACAGATTTGAGAACAAACGTATGCTCGTTCACAGCCAACTCAGAGTCCTCCTTAATCTAGCCACTATTACATCTGAGTCGAGTGAGGGCATAAAAGGTCTTCAGAGAGACATAAACAGCTGTATTTCATGTCTAAAGCTATACGATGTTGACGTGTCGACATGGGAtgctatttttgtttatatttgctcGACAAAACTTCCGCGAACGTCCTTGTCGCTATGGGAGCAATCAATTAAGAACAAAAAAGATGTTTCAAAATGGTCCGAGCTGGATTCGTTTCTGTCCAGCAGATATCAAACTTTGGAAACTATCAGCGAGATAAGTGGTGTTCCCACACCAAATCTACCCCACTCCAATTGTAATGCTAAAAAGCAGAACAATTCTTCCACAAGAAAGGTTCATAGTAACCATGCTAAGGTGTCATCGTCACAGAACAACCCAACGTGTAACCTTTGTATCGGAGAATCACACCCTATCAGAAAGTGTCCCAAGTTTCTTCAGATGAATGTAAACGACCGGATGTCGTGTATAAAAAGGTTAAATTTGTGTATTAATTGTTTCGCAAAAAGTCACaatgtaaaaaaatgtaaaagccCATACAGCTGCTTCTCGTGTCATCGCCGACACAACTCCCTGCTCCATAACAATACCTTGACCCCCGTTAGTATAGATTCTACCCCCACTATTCATAGTCAAGTCAATGAGGAACTACAAGACCCGCAAATACAGTCCACTTCATCCATAGATCCTCCTGGCTTCCCTTTGTCCTCTGAAGGTAGAATCCAGTCCTGTTTTGCCTCCCACTCTCAAAACGTCCTTTTAGGCACAGCTCTGGTGCAAATAACTCATCTAGGCATGAGATATATAGTCAGGGCATTAATTGATTCAGGGTCTCAAGGTACCTTTTTATCGGAAAGAATCTTCCAACTTCTAAAGCTTCCGTTCCGGCCTGTTGAAGCCGAAATATCCGGACTCAATGGTGTTACTTCAGCAAACGCTAGAAAGTTGGTAAATTTGACTGTCTGTCCACGCTTTGAATCTGATGTCGAGCTAAACATTACTGCCTTAGTTGTACCGCAACTCTCAGGCAATCTACCAACTAGCCCAATTAATTCTTCTATTCTACAGCAACTTCCTGGCATACAATTGGCTGATCCTATGTTCTACCAATGTGGCCGCGTTGATATGTTAATTGGTGCCGACCTGTTCAACAATATTCTGCTTGAGAATGTAAAGAAGAACATTTGTGGTTCTTTAGTTGCACAGGAAACTGTGTTTGGGTGGATAATCACCGGCCCTGTTGTATCTCAATCCACAATTTCTAGCTTCTCCACAATGGTTTCATTTGTTACCGAATGCACCTTAGAAAAACAGCTAAGGCGTTTTTGGGAGGTGGAGGATGTTCCTCAACAACCGATGCTTTCTCAAGCTGACTCATTTTGCGAGGCATTATATACTGAGACGACCACTCGAGATGAAGATGGTCGGTATATAGTCGCATTACCATTTAGGCCAGAATTTTTAGAAGGATATAGAATTTTGGGTGACTCGAGGGCTCTTGCGGAGAGACAATTTTTACGAAATGAGGCTAGGCTTCTGAAAAACGTTGAACAGAAAAGTATGTATGATTCTGTTTTATATCAATACGAAGAGTTAGGACACATGGAGAAACTAATGCAACCGGTCAGTGCGGATTCTTCCAAACACTACTACCTTCCACATCATGCGGTTATGAAACCCGATAGTGTGACAACGAAGGTTCGGGTAGTGTTTAACGCGTCCTGTCCTACTTCTTCAGGCATTTCCCTAAACGACATTCTATATCCTGGTCCCACACTTCAAAACGATCTTGCCATACTCCTCCTAAGATGGAGATTTTTCCGCTTTGTTTTTAGTGCTGACATCGAAAAGATGTACAGACAGATTAAGGTCCATCCAAAAGACTCTTGTTTTCAACGTATTCTATTCCGCATGGATCCGTCCGAGCCCATGCAAGATTTCGAACTGAAAACTGTGACATTCGGAGTAAATGCAGCTCCATACTTGGCCATACGTACGCTCCAACAGTTAGCAAAGGATTCGCTTCTATCCTTTCCTCACGCGAGTCGTATTATTGAACAGGATATGTACGTGGACGACGTACTAACTGGAAGTCATGATATCCACTCCGCCATCGAATTCAGGAACCAACTGATCTTGGCGTTGGACTCCGCATGTTTCCCACTTCGGAAATGGACTTCCAACTCCGCCCAACTTCTTCAGGACTTACCGAAAGATCACTTGTTAAAAGAGGATTTTCTTGTGTTAGATGATACTAGCCAGACCAAGACCCTAGGGGTCAGATGGAATGCTAAATCGGATTGTTTTTTCTTTAGCGCTCCAAAGCTTTCCAAAAAGCCTGCATATACGAA GGTGGATTGCCCCTACTGTTGTCCTCGCCAAGATCCTTATGCGGAAAATATGGTTGTCAAAGGTGGATTGGGACGAGACTATCACCCCTTACAATGCTTACAATATTGGAGAGAATTTTTAGGCAATTATGCTTCCATTGAATCCATCCGAATTCCTAGATGGGTGTCTTTCTCTCCTACATGTCAAATCCAATTTCATGCCTTTTGCGATGCATCGGAGGATGCTTACGCTGCTGTAATTTACACACGGGTTCATTTGGCAGATAATACTATATGCGTTAAACTACTGACATCCAAGTCAAGAGTAGCTCCGGTTAAAAGCATTTCCATTCCGAAATTAGAACTTTGTGGAGCTACTCTTCTCGCCGAAATTGTACACTCTATTGTCCCATTTTTAAACGTAAATAACTACGAGATATACAAGTGGACTGACTCCTCCATTCTTCTATCTTGGCTTCGTAAGCCAGCGTGCCATTGGAAAGTATTCGTTGCTAACCGAGTGACGACAATTACCAACAAAGTGGGAATCGACAACTGGTCCCATGTAGCTTCCAAATTCAATCCAGCGGACTTAGCAAGTCGAGGAGTTTGCCCTCAAGACTTGCTCGATAACCAACTTTGGTGGCATGGACCGCCTTGGCTGGAACAGCCCCCTGAGCTTTGGCCTGGCCAAGGCTATGAGCCTGAGGAAACGAACTTAGAACAAAAGAGCGTTAGGGTCCATCTCGCTGTATGTCCAGATAAAGTGGATATTTTAGAAAGATTTTCCTGCTATAGTCGTGCAATTAAGGTGCTTTGCTATGCCTTCCGGTTCTACCAGAGAACACATCCCACACatagagaacattttaaatatagGTCCACATGTCTGACATCCGTAGAATTCTCTCGTATGAGAAATAAACTGATCGTTCTGGCCCAAGAGAATTTCTTTCCAGAGACAGTCAACGCCTTATCCAAACACGAGAATATTCCCAAGTCATCTTCAATTCTTAATCTCAATCCATTTTTAGATGACAATGGAGTGATTCGTGCATCCGGTAGATTAGCATTTGCCCCTTCGCTCAGTTATGACGAACGATTTCCCATCATCATGCCTTACAACTGTCAATTCAGTCGTCTTCTAGTAAAATTTGTCCACCACTTATGTCTTCATGGTGGAAACCAACAAGTAATTAATCTTGTCCGTCTTCAGTTTTGGATACCCAAACTTAGAAATTTAGTTAAGTCCACAATACACCAGTGTAAAAAGTGCGTTCTCCATAAGAAGAAAATTCAACAACAGCTCATGGCGGCACTTCCTCCAGAAAGGACAACGCTTCGTCGACCATTCCATTCAACAGGCATCGACTTCGCAGGACCCTTCGAAATTAGAAGTTTCGCGGACCGAGGgtataaaataaacaaaggttatgtgtgtgtgtttatttgcTTTGCAACCAAAGCTATACACTTAGAGGCCACTTCTTCCCTTTCCACCGCTGCCTTCTTGGCAGCATTCCAAAGGTTCGTCTCGAGAAGAGGGTGTCCTTTAAATGTCTATTCTGACAACGGGACAAATTTCATTGGAGCCTCCAAAGAAATTGCCCACGATTTCCTTTCATCATCTAAGTCTTCTCTTCTTTCGCAGTTCGCTCCTCAACAGTTATCATGGCATTTTATCCCTCCAGGGGCACCCCACATGGGTGGCTTGTGGGAGGCAGGGGTGAAAAGTTTTAACACCCATCTTAAAAAAGTTTCTGGATCATTTAACTTTACTTTCGAAGAGTTTTGCACCCTGTTGTCAAAAATAGAAGCCTGTTTGAACTCCAGGCCAATTTCCACAATATCCGACGACCCTGCTGATCTGAATCCCTTAACGCCAGGTCATTTCCTTACTGGAGGTCCAATTTTAGCCCCTCCGGAACCCACTTATGACAATGATCCAGAATCAGTAGTTAATCGTTGGCAGAGGGTAAAAGTGTTACATCAAAATTTCTGCCAACGCTGGAAAATGGAGTACTTAAAAGAACTCCATAAGAGGAATAAGTGGAAGAATCCCACAGACAATATTCGTATTGATTCTATAGTCGTTATTCGTGATGAAAATTTGCCTCCCAACGAATGGCGATTGGGGCGAGTTATCAAACTACATCCGGGAAAGGACAACCGTGTTAGAGTGGCAGATATTTACACACAAAAGGGTGTTATCACTCGTCCTGTCGTAAAGCTAGTTCTACTTCCAACTCAATAA